Proteins found in one Xenopus laevis strain J_2021 chromosome 1L, Xenopus_laevis_v10.1, whole genome shotgun sequence genomic segment:
- the LOC108713839 gene encoding very-long-chain (3R)-3-hydroxyacyl-CoA dehydratase isoform X1: MSSARSSEPKMKTYLSIYYLIQFCGHSWIFTNMTTRFLFFGQDAFADTFYSIGLVMQGCQLLSILELAHILLGVEQNGFLPMFLQVAERFIILFVVITSQEEVQSKYIVCALFFIWNLWDVIRYPYDMLAAVDTDYSALTWLRHTWWIVAYPLSVLAEAYTIYESLPYFESLGTYSFKMALPVSLSFHFPYILTLYLVLQPVGMLYICSCLWSERKQYFQRKLKLKKN, encoded by the exons ATGTCTTCTGCTAGGAGCAGTGA ACCCAAGATGAAGACCTATCTGTCCATCTATTATCTCATACAATTTTGTGGCCATTCCTGGATCTTCACAAATATGACTACAAGATTTCTATTCTTTGGACAAG ACGCTTTTGCGGATACATTCTACTCAATTGGCCTGGTAATGCAGGGCTGCCAGTTACTCTCTATATTGGAGTTGGCTCATATACTCTTAGGTGTTGAACAGAACGGTTTCTTACCAATGTTTTTACAG GTGGCTGAGAGGTTTATCATCTTATTTGTTGTCATTACCAGTCAAGAAGAGGTGCAGAGTAAATACATTGTTTGTGCACTGTTCTTCATTTGGAACTTATGGGATGTCATTAG ATATCCATATGACATGTTGGCAGCAGTGGATACAGATTATTCAGCTCTCACATGGCTGAGACACACATGGTGGATTGTAGCCTATCCTTTGTCTGTCTTGGCTGAAG CATACACAATTTATGAGTCACTTCCTTACTTTGAATCTCTTGGCACATACTCTTTCAAGATGGCATTGCCAGTTTCACTGTCGTTccattttccatacattttaacaCTGTATCTAGTTTTGCAGCCTGTTG GAATGTTGTATATATGCAGCTGTCTATGGTCAGAAAGAAAACAGTATTTCCAGCGCaaactgaaactaaaaaaaaattaa
- the LOC108713839 gene encoding very-long-chain (3R)-3-hydroxyacyl-CoA dehydratase isoform X2, which yields MKTYLSIYYLIQFCGHSWIFTNMTTRFLFFGQDAFADTFYSIGLVMQGCQLLSILELAHILLGVEQNGFLPMFLQVAERFIILFVVITSQEEVQSKYIVCALFFIWNLWDVIRYPYDMLAAVDTDYSALTWLRHTWWIVAYPLSVLAEAYTIYESLPYFESLGTYSFKMALPVSLSFHFPYILTLYLVLQPVGMLYICSCLWSERKQYFQRKLKLKKN from the exons ATGAAGACCTATCTGTCCATCTATTATCTCATACAATTTTGTGGCCATTCCTGGATCTTCACAAATATGACTACAAGATTTCTATTCTTTGGACAAG ACGCTTTTGCGGATACATTCTACTCAATTGGCCTGGTAATGCAGGGCTGCCAGTTACTCTCTATATTGGAGTTGGCTCATATACTCTTAGGTGTTGAACAGAACGGTTTCTTACCAATGTTTTTACAG GTGGCTGAGAGGTTTATCATCTTATTTGTTGTCATTACCAGTCAAGAAGAGGTGCAGAGTAAATACATTGTTTGTGCACTGTTCTTCATTTGGAACTTATGGGATGTCATTAG ATATCCATATGACATGTTGGCAGCAGTGGATACAGATTATTCAGCTCTCACATGGCTGAGACACACATGGTGGATTGTAGCCTATCCTTTGTCTGTCTTGGCTGAAG CATACACAATTTATGAGTCACTTCCTTACTTTGAATCTCTTGGCACATACTCTTTCAAGATGGCATTGCCAGTTTCACTGTCGTTccattttccatacattttaacaCTGTATCTAGTTTTGCAGCCTGTTG GAATGTTGTATATATGCAGCTGTCTATGGTCAGAAAGAAAACAGTATTTCCAGCGCaaactgaaactaaaaaaaaattaa